From one Paeniglutamicibacter psychrophenolicus genomic stretch:
- a CDS encoding acyltransferase family protein, with the protein MTRSSAQDEALIRSTTGYQPQLDGLRAIAVMSVMVFHARPELLPGGFIGVDIFFVLSGFLITRIIMKELKVNKKFSFKRFYMRRALRLFPALFLACVVLLVVYSLIPGLPQHDETLFGIFAAVTYSSSWFTAFSIADLGAMLPTWSLSVEEHFYFVWPLVLVLLFRFSKFFKASVVLLILIATTYPLVAFVVFDWSVERLHYAPDTRSAQLLIGCGAAILVSKAGSRVPSLVAWFAILFLVGYELIKNLLNFDFYNYGGNIMIGVMTAIFILHLDQQEYGLFSRLLSTRPMVWIGQRSYGIYLWNLPLIAVMTFMGSSLPGVAAKLAVCFIIPAISFTYVEKPLLRLKRRFDKQPDRTG; encoded by the coding sequence ATGACGCGGAGCAGCGCGCAAGACGAAGCATTGATTCGCTCAACCACGGGTTATCAGCCACAACTTGACGGGTTGCGTGCCATCGCAGTCATGAGCGTTATGGTGTTTCATGCGCGTCCGGAGCTTCTGCCAGGTGGGTTCATTGGCGTAGATATTTTCTTCGTTTTGAGCGGATTCTTGATAACCAGAATAATTATGAAAGAGTTGAAGGTTAATAAGAAGTTTTCATTCAAAAGATTCTACATGCGCAGGGCCCTTCGACTGTTCCCCGCTCTTTTTCTCGCGTGCGTGGTTCTCTTGGTTGTATATTCCCTGATTCCTGGCCTTCCGCAGCACGATGAAACTCTTTTTGGAATATTTGCTGCCGTTACGTATTCGTCGAGTTGGTTTACGGCATTTTCGATAGCGGATTTGGGTGCCATGCTACCAACTTGGTCCTTATCCGTGGAGGAGCACTTCTACTTTGTTTGGCCGTTGGTTCTGGTTCTACTCTTTCGTTTTTCCAAGTTCTTTAAAGCGTCAGTGGTTTTGCTGATCCTGATCGCCACCACCTATCCCTTGGTCGCCTTCGTCGTCTTCGATTGGAGTGTAGAGCGGCTGCACTATGCCCCGGACACGCGATCTGCTCAGCTTCTGATCGGGTGTGGCGCCGCGATCCTGGTGTCGAAGGCGGGTAGCAGAGTTCCTTCGCTAGTCGCATGGTTTGCCATCTTGTTTCTTGTTGGCTATGAGTTGATCAAGAATTTGCTGAATTTTGATTTTTACAATTACGGTGGGAACATCATGATTGGAGTCATGACGGCTATATTTATATTGCATTTGGATCAACAGGAATATGGGTTGTTCAGTCGACTGTTATCCACCAGGCCTATGGTTTGGATTGGGCAGCGTTCATATGGGATATATCTTTGGAATCTTCCGCTGATTGCGGTTATGACCTTCATGGGTTCCAGTTTGCCGGGCGTTGCCGCGAAACTGGCCGTCTGCTTCATCATTCCCGCAATCTCCTTTACCTACGTAGAGAAACCGCTGCTGCGGTTGAAGCGTCGATTTGATAAGCAGCCTGATAGGACCGGCTAA
- a CDS encoding O-antigen ligase family protein codes for MKTSEARRPAGSGTYQSPDATTVLSIYLFLLLAIPSDRGIAALGAAGSVSSLFALVMLLWWVWHHIRQLRPNEFRRVQPVRIMMFVFIGCVLASYVVGALHALPFVDGNSSNMNLINMASFAGVLLVTNDGIADRERFLVLLRRIAFFGGCYATLGLIQFFTGLNIVDSVSIPGLSSGGSGGVDSRGGFVRPESTARHALEYAAVLSMVLPIALTLAIRETKRSVIARWFPVAAILMAAFLSVTRSALLGIVAVLVILVPTWEKNVRRMAVWAGLAGSVVLYFLVPGLSGTIIGMFSGSDPSVDSRTDSFAVVGGYVEASPFFGRGLGTMSPEYRIFDNQYIGLLIEVGIVGLLAFLGLIGVAMLTTFMRRRKPDPLIGALGPALCGAVLAGSLLCAFFDAFHFPQSVGMLFLMLGLCGAHWNISQEVSPELADPANHGHGTDEHTGLSRVSGALRRRWYVAILLLALVAPAAQLAMKVPGVYYTKFNIDFQAPNGATEGNALRTEAFSTVHYAALIQRMYEGKHPNAPILPTRAPLYGTGLRDAVAVYLPSAGGQWQTNFNSPTLTVEIVKENPEVVLTTADSITEDITATAKGPQDESGVWKKSQIATERSPSTPSVTYVNVRTKYALGVIGVLGVGVAVSGAIISDRVLRQIRRIRAKRSTVGAVRLQERTTTKN; via the coding sequence ATGAAGACCTCGGAAGCCAGGAGGCCCGCCGGGTCAGGGACATATCAGTCCCCCGATGCCACGACGGTCTTGTCCATTTATCTGTTTCTCCTGCTTGCGATTCCCTCCGACCGCGGAATCGCGGCCCTGGGCGCCGCCGGATCTGTGTCATCGCTTTTTGCCCTCGTGATGCTTCTCTGGTGGGTCTGGCACCACATTCGACAACTGCGGCCCAACGAATTTAGGCGGGTCCAGCCGGTCCGCATCATGATGTTTGTCTTCATTGGCTGCGTTCTAGCCAGCTACGTCGTCGGCGCCCTGCACGCGTTGCCTTTCGTTGATGGCAATTCCTCAAACATGAACCTGATCAACATGGCATCGTTCGCTGGCGTGCTTCTGGTGACGAATGACGGGATTGCGGATCGGGAGCGGTTCTTGGTTCTGCTCAGAAGAATTGCTTTTTTTGGGGGCTGCTACGCGACGCTGGGCCTAATACAGTTCTTCACGGGCCTGAACATCGTGGACTCCGTTTCGATCCCAGGGCTTTCTTCAGGGGGAAGCGGCGGTGTTGACTCCAGGGGCGGATTTGTACGACCGGAATCCACCGCCCGCCATGCCCTAGAATATGCGGCCGTGCTGTCGATGGTTCTTCCGATCGCGCTCACCCTGGCCATTCGTGAAACTAAGAGATCGGTAATTGCTCGCTGGTTCCCCGTGGCCGCAATATTAATGGCTGCATTCCTGTCCGTTACTCGCTCGGCCCTCTTGGGCATCGTGGCTGTTTTGGTGATCCTTGTTCCAACCTGGGAAAAGAATGTGCGACGGATGGCCGTATGGGCCGGTCTCGCAGGTTCCGTCGTGCTCTACTTCTTGGTCCCGGGTCTCAGCGGCACCATTATCGGGATGTTCTCAGGTTCAGATCCCAGTGTTGACTCGCGTACGGACAGCTTCGCAGTCGTCGGGGGATACGTGGAAGCATCCCCATTTTTCGGCCGTGGGTTAGGAACCATGAGCCCCGAGTACAGGATCTTCGACAACCAGTACATCGGACTCCTGATCGAGGTCGGGATCGTGGGGCTTCTGGCGTTTCTCGGGTTGATCGGCGTTGCCATGCTGACCACCTTCATGCGACGGCGTAAACCCGATCCCTTGATCGGTGCCCTGGGACCTGCCCTCTGCGGGGCGGTATTGGCAGGCTCGCTGCTGTGCGCATTCTTTGACGCATTCCATTTTCCGCAGTCGGTGGGCATGCTCTTCCTGATGCTTGGGCTATGCGGAGCGCATTGGAATATCAGCCAGGAAGTTTCACCTGAACTTGCCGACCCCGCGAACCACGGCCACGGTACCGACGAGCACACGGGCCTGAGCCGGGTAAGCGGTGCACTGAGGCGTCGATGGTACGTGGCGATCCTCTTACTGGCCCTGGTGGCTCCCGCTGCGCAGCTTGCCATGAAGGTCCCCGGGGTCTATTACACGAAGTTCAATATCGATTTCCAAGCCCCGAACGGTGCAACCGAGGGCAACGCACTGCGAACCGAAGCGTTCTCGACTGTCCACTATGCCGCCCTCATCCAAAGAATGTACGAGGGAAAACATCCCAATGCACCCATCCTTCCCACCCGTGCCCCGCTCTATGGCACAGGACTAAGAGATGCAGTGGCCGTTTACCTGCCCAGTGCCGGCGGTCAGTGGCAAACGAACTTCAACAGTCCCACCCTTACCGTGGAGATCGTCAAGGAGAACCCGGAAGTCGTGCTCACCACCGCGGATTCGATCACCGAAGACATCACGGCCACGGCAAAGGGGCCGCAGGACGAGTCAGGCGTATGGAAGAAATCACAGATTGCCACGGAGCGGAGCCCCTCGACGCCGTCGGTGACCTATGTGAATGTGAGGACTAAATACGCCTTGGGTGTCATTGGGGTGCTGGGTGTGGGAGTCGCTGTGTCCGGTGCCATTATCTCTGATCGTGTGCTTCGCCAAATCCGCAGGATCAGGGCAAAACGAAGCACTGTTGGTGCAGTGCGATTGCAGGAAAGAACCACTACGAAAAACTGA
- a CDS encoding glycosyltransferase, with amino-acid sequence MNNKIDHVILTRFNLPTAGVESLIRAKEGWLRDRQILFEKYCLPSVKLQTNQNFSWIIYFDTQSPDWLKKRVSELSASGTFIPIYRDEVSPEDLISDVRSTRSPDTNILLTTNLDNDDGLSMDFIERLQASIVDETRTAVYIPVGLIQHDANLYLRNDADNAFCSVSEGWSDPKTCWVDWHNLLHEHMQVKELAGGPGWLQVIHSGNVSNRVRGRLVSAGSYRSSFAGGLAEIAEPKPLEMLKENLVGIPMRYLREWGRGLAKKIALLIGGKEALDKIKTSLPMRALIRK; translated from the coding sequence ATGAACAACAAGATTGATCACGTGATCCTCACACGATTCAACCTCCCCACAGCCGGGGTGGAAAGTCTCATCCGGGCCAAGGAAGGCTGGCTTCGGGACCGACAGATCCTTTTCGAGAAATACTGCCTTCCGAGCGTGAAATTGCAAACGAACCAGAACTTTTCATGGATTATCTACTTTGATACGCAGTCACCGGACTGGCTCAAGAAGCGAGTCTCAGAGTTGAGTGCATCCGGCACTTTCATCCCCATCTACCGGGACGAGGTCTCGCCCGAAGACCTGATATCGGATGTCCGAAGCACACGAAGTCCCGACACAAATATCTTGTTGACCACCAACCTCGACAACGATGATGGCCTGTCTATGGACTTCATCGAACGGTTGCAGGCCTCCATCGTGGATGAAACGAGAACCGCCGTCTATATACCGGTGGGGTTGATTCAACATGATGCGAATCTGTATCTGAGGAACGACGCGGACAATGCGTTTTGCTCCGTCAGCGAGGGATGGAGCGACCCCAAGACGTGCTGGGTTGACTGGCACAACTTGCTTCACGAACACATGCAGGTCAAGGAGCTTGCCGGCGGGCCTGGATGGTTGCAGGTAATTCATTCGGGGAACGTCAGCAACAGGGTCCGTGGACGACTTGTATCAGCAGGGAGTTACCGCAGTAGCTTCGCCGGAGGGCTTGCCGAAATAGCCGAACCCAAACCACTGGAGATGCTCAAGGAGAACCTTGTGGGGATACCCATGCGATACCTTCGGGAATGGGGACGTGGCTTGGCAAAGAAGATAGCGCTGCTCATTGGCGGCAAGGAAGCCTTGGACAAGATCAAGACCTCCTTGCCAATGAGGGCACTAATTCGAAAATGA
- a CDS encoding glycosyltransferase family protein — protein MNAENPAMVVVIAGSRWEDTRGTDHRLAEALAKRTRVLWVDPPVPFAGPASEGKPALFPGFEIDGLRPDLLRLRVVVPPGFTRVVIRSVATSLQARAIRLALTELNIESVAKIVLSPRERFPRTVPGINILHVTDDWEAGAELMGLSKNAVRKTLDANVHDADVISAVSPYLAELLERQSAKKVVVLPNGCAAQGMRSEERASARRPVAGLVGQLNERLDMDYLEALADSGVRVEVIGPRRDRSPDTSGRLDRFLESKNVVWRGEMPEALLCQEIEEFSVGITPYADNDFNRSSFPIKTLDYLAAGLPVIATDLPAVRWLGSHLIKVVRSPEEFVRSVRNAIDTEYRFSDAQERRDFANQHTWDARARELLALIAGGST, from the coding sequence GTGAACGCGGAAAACCCGGCAATGGTTGTCGTCATTGCCGGAAGCCGTTGGGAGGACACTCGCGGCACCGATCATCGGCTGGCGGAAGCGCTGGCCAAGCGAACGCGCGTGCTGTGGGTGGATCCGCCGGTACCGTTCGCCGGACCTGCCTCGGAAGGAAAGCCGGCTCTGTTTCCCGGATTCGAGATCGACGGGCTGCGACCCGATTTGCTGCGCCTGCGGGTTGTTGTTCCACCCGGGTTCACCCGCGTGGTCATTCGGTCTGTTGCCACGTCGCTTCAGGCACGCGCAATCCGCCTTGCCCTGACAGAACTCAATATTGAATCCGTCGCGAAAATCGTCTTGTCTCCACGCGAAAGGTTCCCGCGGACCGTACCGGGAATCAACATCTTGCACGTCACCGATGATTGGGAAGCGGGGGCGGAGCTGATGGGGTTGTCGAAAAATGCCGTCAGGAAAACCCTGGACGCCAATGTGCACGACGCGGATGTGATCAGTGCGGTATCGCCCTATCTGGCCGAGCTCCTTGAACGACAAAGCGCCAAGAAGGTCGTGGTCCTTCCCAATGGGTGTGCCGCGCAGGGTATGCGTTCCGAGGAGAGGGCTTCCGCGCGCCGCCCGGTAGCCGGCTTGGTGGGACAGCTCAATGAGCGGCTCGACATGGACTACCTTGAAGCGCTCGCCGACAGCGGCGTCCGAGTGGAAGTCATTGGGCCTCGCCGTGACCGAAGCCCCGATACCAGTGGGCGGCTTGACAGGTTCCTGGAATCCAAGAATGTCGTGTGGCGCGGCGAAATGCCCGAGGCTTTGCTGTGCCAGGAGATTGAGGAATTCTCCGTAGGGATCACTCCGTATGCGGATAACGATTTCAATCGATCCAGTTTCCCGATCAAGACCTTGGATTACCTTGCCGCCGGTTTGCCGGTGATCGCCACGGACCTTCCCGCCGTCCGCTGGCTGGGCAGCCATTTGATCAAGGTCGTCCGGTCGCCCGAAGAGTTTGTTCGAAGTGTCAGAAATGCCATCGACACCGAATACAGGTTCTCGGATGCGCAGGAACGCCGGGATTTCGCCAACCAACATACCTGGGACGCTCGGGCACGGGAACTGCTGGCGCTCATCGCGGGCGGAAGCACATGA
- a CDS encoding glycosyltransferase, with protein sequence MKILVYPHDMNMGGSQLNAIELAAQVKKLGHEVIVFGHDGVLRERVAELGLEFVEAPRARIRPTPSIVGALRRLVAERGIDIVHGYEWPPALETTLALGYKHRAKAVSTVLSMSVAPFIPRHVPLMVGTEQIAAVERDSKRSLVGLMEPPVDTILNTPEIDVGTDAFAATWKLDPRVPVISIVSRLAHEMKLEGILAAIAVVERCNEARPLQLLIVGDGPAGDEVREAVHRANKRMGKDMIVLTGQLEDPRPAYQVADVVLGMGGSALRAMAFRKPLIVQGEKGYWETLRVETLPEFLWQGWYGVGTGAAGGEQRLFDRLSTLLEDDEVRAECANFSLATVRERFSLEAGAERQVRFYRAALERQIRLGDYWESMIRATMGFARYNLQRSAARFGGKVSRDDFNATPVTAGPAGARTEVRA encoded by the coding sequence ATGAAGATCCTGGTATATCCACACGACATGAATATGGGTGGAAGCCAGCTCAATGCCATCGAACTCGCCGCCCAAGTCAAGAAGTTGGGGCACGAGGTGATCGTCTTCGGACACGACGGTGTACTCAGGGAACGGGTGGCCGAGCTGGGGCTGGAATTCGTTGAGGCCCCGCGGGCCAGGATCCGTCCAACCCCCTCGATCGTCGGTGCTTTGCGCCGGCTGGTTGCGGAACGCGGGATCGACATCGTCCATGGCTACGAGTGGCCCCCGGCACTGGAAACGACGTTGGCCCTGGGATACAAGCACCGGGCAAAGGCAGTTTCCACGGTCCTTTCGATGTCGGTGGCACCCTTCATCCCGAGACACGTCCCGCTGATGGTGGGAACCGAACAAATAGCCGCCGTCGAACGAGACTCCAAGCGGTCGCTTGTCGGTCTCATGGAACCGCCGGTTGACACAATACTGAACACACCGGAAATCGATGTCGGAACCGATGCCTTCGCAGCCACGTGGAAGCTTGACCCGCGCGTGCCCGTCATCTCGATCGTGTCCCGGCTGGCCCACGAAATGAAGCTGGAGGGAATCCTGGCTGCCATCGCTGTCGTGGAACGCTGCAACGAGGCACGCCCGCTGCAGCTGCTGATCGTCGGCGATGGACCTGCCGGTGATGAGGTGCGCGAGGCTGTCCACCGGGCCAACAAACGAATGGGCAAGGACATGATCGTGCTCACCGGACAGCTCGAGGACCCCCGCCCCGCCTACCAAGTGGCCGACGTGGTCCTGGGCATGGGAGGGTCAGCACTTCGGGCCATGGCGTTCCGAAAGCCGTTGATCGTGCAGGGGGAAAAGGGCTACTGGGAGACGTTGCGAGTGGAAACACTGCCCGAATTCCTATGGCAAGGCTGGTATGGCGTCGGTACTGGTGCCGCCGGTGGTGAACAGAGACTGTTCGACAGGCTGTCCACGTTGCTGGAGGACGACGAGGTGCGCGCGGAGTGCGCGAACTTTTCGCTCGCCACCGTCCGTGAGCGATTTTCGCTTGAGGCCGGGGCGGAACGGCAGGTCCGTTTCTACCGTGCCGCGTTGGAAAGACAAATACGCCTCGGAGACTATTGGGAGTCAATGATTCGGGCCACGATGGGGTTTGCCAGGTACAACCTTCAACGCTCCGCAGCAAGGTTCGGTGGAAAAGTCAGCCGCGATGACTTCAATGCAACCCCGGTAACCGCAGGGCCCGCCGGTGCCAGGACAGAGGTGAGGGCGTGA
- a CDS encoding oligosaccharide flippase family protein, producing MTATNQRKLQDSVPGASSAFGWSLVNTIASRFGTLGIGIVLARVLGPEQFGTFAVALVALMAVLSFNELGVSLAIVRWPTDPAQIAPTVNTISVVSSSIIAALGWIGAPAFTALMGNPEATGVVRILILSVLVNGAVAGPAALLQRNFRERTRMGIDQVNVWVGALVALGLALTGMGAMALAIGRLLGALLSGAMFIKASPLPYRLGWSREFAMPLMRFGLPLAGTSIIVFAVGYTDQLVAGSILGATVLGFYVLAFNLSSWPVSIVSQPLRRVAPAAFASVQGDPARMRQSVIVLFGVVGAATIPAFFAIAGASRPLVRLVYGEVWLPAAAALSWLVIAALCKIFNELIYDYIVVLGRTGVVFLIQCCSLAVLIPALLLGAHFGGLAGVAMAQAVVSVVVVLPLYLWQLRKIGIGVGTVLRSLSVPFLAGIGSGAFAWMISNVILNPWISLPLSGSMAIGLISVLLYLRRNDLRFLKSIGGLSTSQEKAS from the coding sequence ATGACCGCCACCAACCAGCGCAAGCTCCAAGACTCGGTGCCAGGGGCCTCGAGCGCCTTCGGGTGGAGCCTGGTGAACACCATCGCCTCGAGGTTCGGCACGCTGGGCATCGGGATCGTGTTGGCTCGTGTTCTGGGGCCCGAGCAATTCGGCACGTTCGCCGTGGCCCTGGTTGCGCTCATGGCGGTGCTGAGCTTCAACGAGCTCGGTGTGAGCCTGGCGATCGTGCGCTGGCCCACCGACCCGGCGCAGATCGCACCGACGGTGAACACGATCTCAGTGGTTTCCAGCAGCATCATTGCTGCGCTCGGATGGATCGGTGCTCCGGCCTTCACCGCCCTCATGGGAAACCCCGAGGCCACCGGCGTGGTCAGGATCTTGATCCTCAGCGTCTTGGTCAATGGGGCGGTTGCCGGCCCCGCGGCGCTGCTGCAGCGCAACTTCCGCGAACGCACGCGCATGGGGATCGACCAGGTCAACGTGTGGGTCGGGGCATTGGTGGCCCTGGGCCTGGCCCTGACGGGGATGGGTGCCATGGCACTGGCCATCGGCAGGTTGCTGGGCGCCCTCCTGTCCGGGGCCATGTTCATCAAGGCCTCCCCGCTGCCCTACCGCCTGGGCTGGTCCAGGGAATTCGCCATGCCCCTGATGCGCTTCGGCCTGCCGCTGGCGGGAACCAGCATCATTGTCTTCGCCGTCGGATACACCGACCAGCTGGTGGCAGGATCCATCTTGGGCGCGACGGTCCTGGGCTTCTACGTCTTGGCGTTCAACCTGTCGAGCTGGCCGGTCAGCATCGTGTCGCAACCATTGCGCCGGGTTGCCCCTGCGGCATTCGCCTCGGTGCAGGGTGACCCGGCCCGCATGAGGCAGTCGGTGATTGTGCTTTTCGGCGTGGTGGGAGCGGCGACCATCCCGGCGTTCTTCGCCATCGCAGGTGCCTCGCGCCCGTTGGTCAGGCTCGTCTACGGAGAGGTCTGGCTGCCCGCGGCCGCGGCCCTCTCCTGGCTGGTGATTGCTGCCCTGTGCAAGATCTTCAATGAGCTGATCTATGACTACATCGTGGTGCTGGGTCGCACCGGCGTGGTCTTCCTGATCCAGTGCTGCAGCCTGGCGGTCCTGATACCGGCATTGCTCCTGGGCGCGCATTTCGGCGGGCTGGCGGGCGTGGCGATGGCCCAGGCCGTGGTCAGCGTCGTGGTGGTCCTGCCGCTTTATCTGTGGCAACTGCGCAAGATCGGCATCGGTGTTGGAACCGTCTTGCGCAGCCTTTCCGTCCCGTTCCTGGCGGGTATCGGATCAGGGGCCTTTGCCTGGATGATTTCCAACGTGATCCTGAACCCCTGGATATCCCTGCCGCTCAGCGGATCCATGGCGATCGGCCTGATTTCCGTGCTGTTGTATTTGCGACGGAACGACTTGAGGTTCTTGAAATCCATCGGTGGGCTGTCCACGAGCCAGGAGAAGGCATCATGA
- a CDS encoding DegT/DnrJ/EryC1/StrS family aminotransferase, which translates to MNTEPATRSIPLVDLRAQQAEINDEVTQGLAEVFGNTSFIGGHQVADFERAYADFLGARHCLGASNGTDALELALRAAGIEAGDEVILPANTFIATAEAVCRIGAVPVLVDVDPEYLLIDPAAVADAVTERTRAIMPVHLYGQSAFIETLEPVAAAHDLAIIEDAAQAQGARRHGRAAGTIGLAAGTSFYPGKNLGAAGDAGAVITNDPALAERARILGAHGSAAKYEHDVVGFNARMDTVQAVVLNAKLTRLAGWNAQRRLAAERYAELLHKLPGVVVPRSAPGNEDVWHLYVIRVPERDRVLKTLNEAGIGAGIHYPYPLHLTKAFASLGRPAGSFPVSELAATRILSLPLYPHITAEIQEHVVNELAKALG; encoded by the coding sequence ATGAACACCGAACCAGCCACGCGCAGCATCCCACTGGTGGACCTGCGGGCGCAGCAAGCGGAAATCAACGACGAAGTCACCCAGGGGCTTGCCGAGGTCTTTGGCAACACCTCGTTCATCGGCGGACACCAGGTGGCGGACTTCGAACGCGCCTACGCGGACTTCCTCGGGGCACGACACTGCCTCGGGGCCAGTAACGGCACCGATGCCCTGGAGCTCGCGTTGCGGGCCGCCGGCATCGAGGCAGGGGACGAGGTCATCCTGCCGGCCAACACGTTCATTGCCACAGCCGAGGCCGTCTGCCGCATCGGTGCCGTTCCGGTGCTCGTCGATGTCGACCCCGAGTACCTGCTCATCGACCCGGCCGCCGTCGCGGACGCCGTCACCGAGCGGACCCGGGCCATCATGCCGGTCCACCTCTACGGCCAGAGCGCCTTCATCGAAACGCTTGAGCCCGTCGCCGCAGCCCACGACCTGGCCATCATCGAAGATGCCGCCCAGGCACAGGGCGCGAGACGGCATGGGCGGGCAGCCGGAACCATCGGCCTTGCCGCGGGGACCAGCTTCTACCCGGGCAAGAACCTCGGGGCGGCCGGCGACGCAGGGGCCGTGATCACCAATGACCCGGCGCTCGCCGAACGCGCACGGATCCTCGGGGCGCACGGAAGCGCGGCCAAGTACGAGCACGATGTCGTGGGCTTCAACGCCCGCATGGACACCGTCCAGGCCGTGGTGCTCAACGCCAAGCTCACAAGGCTTGCAGGCTGGAATGCGCAGCGCAGGCTTGCCGCCGAACGGTATGCCGAACTGCTGCACAAGCTTCCGGGAGTCGTGGTTCCGCGCAGCGCCCCGGGCAACGAGGATGTCTGGCACCTGTATGTCATCCGGGTTCCCGAGCGCGACCGGGTGCTGAAGACGCTGAACGAGGCGGGCATCGGGGCGGGGATCCACTATCCCTACCCGCTGCACCTGACCAAGGCATTCGCGTCGCTTGGCCGGCCGGCGGGCAGCTTCCCCGTCTCTGAGCTCGCGGCAACCCGCATCCTGTCGCTGCCGCTGTACCCGCACATCACGGCCGAGATCCAGGAACACGTCGTCAACGAGCTGGCCAAGGCACTGGGCTGA
- a CDS encoding glycosyltransferase yields the protein MKILVCPHHMGMGGSQLNAIELAGKVRELGHEVVIYAPDGVLVSMVRDLGIPYAEAPGTGNAKQWRLELNRLIDEHRIDVVHAYEWGPSLAASFSAGIRNSTPVVASVMSMHVPEFLPRHLPIIVGTPAMASELAWQQRTAFLLEPPVDVQANTTVDAAGARRQLGIADGELVVSVVSMLSTELEKLQGILSAIALVDRLAEEHPVRLLIAGDGDGMEQVRERAWEINKAHGRIVVDALGYLEDPRPAYAAADIVLGMGTSAIKGMAHAKALIVQGEAGYWKTLTEENAEHFLSEGWFGYGGRGVADLEAALLALFADPDLRVRLGAFGRTLVESRYSLDRSANELAKIYFDLLAHRGSTSAGTRARSLLRSAFEVSRFRTAMKSGAPTEREKWSHSGVDL from the coding sequence ATGAAGATCCTGGTTTGCCCACACCACATGGGCATGGGAGGTTCCCAGCTCAATGCCATCGAACTGGCCGGAAAGGTCAGGGAGCTTGGCCATGAGGTGGTCATCTATGCCCCTGACGGGGTGCTGGTGTCCATGGTCCGGGACCTGGGGATCCCCTATGCCGAGGCACCCGGGACCGGGAACGCCAAGCAATGGCGCCTCGAACTGAACCGGCTGATCGACGAACACCGCATCGACGTGGTCCACGCCTACGAATGGGGACCCAGCCTCGCGGCAAGCTTCTCGGCGGGAATCCGCAACAGCACCCCCGTGGTGGCCTCGGTCATGTCCATGCATGTGCCCGAATTCCTGCCCCGGCACCTGCCCATCATCGTGGGGACCCCGGCAATGGCCAGCGAATTGGCCTGGCAGCAGCGCACCGCGTTCCTGCTGGAACCACCCGTGGACGTGCAAGCCAACACCACCGTCGACGCGGCCGGGGCCCGGCGGCAGCTTGGCATCGCGGACGGGGAACTGGTCGTCTCGGTCGTCTCCATGCTGAGCACCGAGCTGGAAAAACTCCAGGGCATCCTCAGCGCCATCGCGTTGGTCGACCGCCTGGCGGAAGAACACCCGGTGCGCCTGCTGATCGCCGGAGACGGGGACGGCATGGAACAGGTGCGGGAACGTGCCTGGGAGATCAACAAGGCGCACGGGCGCATCGTCGTTGATGCGCTTGGCTACCTGGAGGATCCGCGCCCCGCCTACGCCGCCGCCGACATCGTCCTGGGCATGGGCACCTCGGCCATCAAGGGCATGGCCCACGCAAAGGCACTGATCGTGCAGGGGGAAGCCGGCTACTGGAAGACCCTCACCGAGGAAAACGCCGAGCATTTCCTGTCCGAGGGATGGTTCGGGTACGGGGGTCGCGGGGTCGCGGACCTCGAAGCCGCACTGCTGGCCCTGTTTGCCGATCCCGATCTGCGCGTTCGGCTGGGTGCCTTCGGCCGCACCTTGGTCGAGTCCCGTTACAGCCTGGATCGCAGCGCCAACGAACTGGCCAAGATCTATTTCGACCTGCTGGCCCATCGCGGCAGCACCTCGGCGGGCACGCGTGCCCGCTCCCTGCTGCGCTCGGCCTTCGAGGTGTCCCGGTTCCGCACGGCGATGAAATCCGGGGCACCGACCGAACGCGAAAAATGGAGCCACAGCGGGGTGGACCTATGA